In one Platichthys flesus chromosome 3, fPlaFle2.1, whole genome shotgun sequence genomic region, the following are encoded:
- the pggt1b gene encoding geranylgeranyl transferase type-1 subunit beta, with protein sequence MAEEESQCEEFEQIDFLRDRHVRFFQRTLQVLPERYASLETTRLTIIFFALSGLDVLDALDVIDRKLIIEWIYSLQVLPAEDQSNLSRCGFRGSSHIGIPYSTKGPGVLHPYDSGHVAMTYTGLCSLLILGDDLSRVNKQACLAGLRALQLEDGSFYAVPEGSENDIRFIYCAASICYMLDDWSGMDIQKAIEYIRGSLSYDNGFGQGAGRESHGGWTYCAIATLCLMGRLEEALSQRELDRIRRWCIMRQLSGFHGRPNKPVDTCYSFWVGATLELLDVFQYTNFDKNRSFILSTQDRLVGGFAKWPDSHPDPLHAYLGLCGLSLIGEPSLRKVHPALNITQRAFQHLQQLQQTWRDSTGSCGRQH encoded by the exons atggcggaggaggagagccaGTGTGAAGAATTTGAGCAAATAGACTTTTTACGGGACCGACATGTCCGCTTCTTTCAGAGAACACTGCAGGTGTTGCCGGAGAGATACGCCTCGCTGGAAACGACCAG GTTAACTATCATATTCTTTGCCCTGTCTGGTCTGGACGTGCTGGATGCCCTCGATGTGATCGACAGGAAGCTCATAATTGAATGGATCTACTCTCTTCAGGTTTTACCCGCAGAGGATC AATCAAACCTAAGTCGTTGTGGGTTTCGAGGATCCTCACATATTGGAATTCCTTACAGCACTAAG GGTCCAGGTGTCCTCCATCCATACGACAGTGGCCATGTAGCTATGACCTACACTGGGCTTTGCTCGTTGCTAATACTGGGAGACGACCTGAGCCGTGTTAACAAACAGGCCTGTCTGGCTGGTCTCAGAgcgctgcagctggaggacggCAG TTTCTACGCAGTGCCAGAGGGAAGTGAAAATGATATACGCTTTATCTACTGTGCAGCCAGTATCTGTTACATGCTGGACGACTGGTCAGGCATGGATATTCAGAAGGCCATTGAGTACATCAGAGGAAGTTTG tcgtaTGACAATGGGTTTGGCCAGGGAGCCGGGAGAGAGTCCCATG GCGGCTGGACGTACTGCGCCATAGCCACTCTGTGTCTGATGGGTCGTTTGGAGGAGGCGCTGAGTCAGCGGGAGCTGGACAGGATCCGGCGCTGGTGCATCATGAGGCAGCTGAGCGGCTTCCACGGTCGTCCCAACAAGCCTGTAGACACATGCTACTCCTTCTGGGTGGGAGCTACACTAGAG CTGTTAGATGTGTTCCAGTACACAAACTTTGACAAGAACAGGAGCTTCATCCTGTCCACGCAGGATCGGCTTGTGGGGGGATTCGCCAAATGGCCCGACAGCCATCCAG ACCCTCTCCATGCCTACTTAGGCTTGTGTGGCCTGTCTCTGATTGGAGAGCCCAGCCTGAGGAAGGTCCATCCAGCTCTTAACATCACCCAGAGAGCCTTTCAgcacctccagcagctgcagcagacatgGAGGGACAGCACAGGCAGCTGTGGCAGACAGCACTGA
- the fem1c gene encoding protein fem-1 homolog C: MDLKTAVFNAARDGKLRLLQKLLENKDGHEVTKLMGEKTNGATPLLMASRYGHLDLVEYLLECCCAPVEAGGSVNFDGETIEGAPPLWAASAAGHLKVVQSLLGHGASVNSTTLTNSTPLRAACFDGHLDIVKYLVEHKADLEVANRHGHTCLMISCYKGHWEIAQYLLEKGADVNRKSVKGNTALHDCAESGSLEIMQMLLQFGASMEQDGYGMTPLLSASVTGHTNIVDYLTTHHQTRHTERIDALELLGATFVDKKRDLLGALKYWKRAMDLRCMDSNIIVHKPEPKQLIMAYDYAREVTNGEELDGLISDPDEMRMQALLIRERILGPQHPDTSYYIRYRGAVYADSGNFERCINLWKYALDMQQSNLDPLSPMTASSLLSFAELFSFMLQDRAKGLLGTSVSFEDLMGILSKSVLEIERAVRQNGPMPPDPAQLSKALSIILHLICLLEKVPCSAEQDHFKKETIYKFLKLQPCGKNGYSPLHLAVDRNTTCVGRYPVCKFPSLTVASILLECGADVNSRDEDDNSPLHIAASNGHPDIMNLLISCGTHFDSTNAFQQTACDLLDEKELARNVIQPINHTTLQCLAARAIVKHGLVYRGNIPEKLEAFVLLHR, translated from the exons ATGGATTTAAAGACGGCGGTGTTTAACGCAGCCAGGGACGGTAAGCTCCGGCTGCTCCAGAAACTCTTGGAGAACAAAGATGGACACGAGGTGACAAAGTTGATGGGCGAGAAGACGAACGGGGCCACGCCGCTCCTGATGGCCTCCCGCTACGGCCACCTGGACCTGGTGGAGTACCTGCTGGAGTGCTGCTGCGCTCCCGTGGAGGCCGGCGGCTCCGTGAACTTTGACGGGGAGACAATCGAGGGGGCCCCGCCGCTCTGGGCTGCCTCGGCGGCCGGTCACCTGAAGGTTGTCCAGTCCCTGCTGGGCCACGGGGCTTCTGTAAACAGCACCACCCTGACCAACTCCACACCCCTGAGGGCAGCCTGCTTCGACGGTCACCTGGACATTGTGAAGTACCTGGTGGAGCACAAAGCCGACCTGGAAGTAGCCAACAGACACGGCCACACGTGTCTCATGATCTCCTGCTACAAGGGCCACTGGGAGATAGCGCAGTACCTGCTGGAGAAAGGCGCAGATGTCAACAGGAAAAGTGTAAAAG GCAACACAGCACTTCATGACTGTGCAGAGTCGGGCAGTTTAGAGATCATGCAGATGTTGCTTCAGTTTGGAGCTTCTATGGAGCAGGATGGCTATGGCATGACACCCCTTCTATCCGCCAGCGTCACAGGCCACACTAACATCGTAGACTACCTGACAACGCATCACCAG acaaGGCACACGGAACGAATTGACGCCCTGGAGCTCTTGGGAGCCACATTTGTGGACAAAAAGAGAGATCTGCTTGGAGCTTTGAAATACTGGAAGCGAGCCATGGACCTCAGGTGCATGGACAGTAACATCATTGTCCATAAACCAGAACCCAAGCAGCTGATCATGGCGTACGACTATGCCAGGGAG GTCACTAATGGAGAAGAGCTGGACGGGCTGATATCTGACCCGGATGAGATGCGAATGCAGGCTCTGCTCATCCGTGAGAGAATCCTCGGCCCACAACATCCAGACACATCCTACTACATCCGTTACAGAGGCGCTGTCTACGCTGACTCTGGGAACTTTGAGCGCTGCATCAATCTGTGGAAATATGCGCTGGACATGCAGCAGAGCAACCTGGACCCCCTCAGCCCCATGACGGCCTCCAGCCTTCTGTCCTTTGCTGAGCTCTTCTCCTTCATGCTACAGGACAGAGCCAAGGGGCTGCTGGGGACTTCAGTGTCATTCGAGGACTTAATGGGGATCCTGTCCAAGAGTGTGTTGGAAATTGAGCGGGCAGTGAGACAAAATGGACCGATGCCTCCTGACCCTGCCCAGCTCAGCAAGGCCCTGTCAATCATCCTGCACCTCATTTGTCTTTTGGAGAAGGTGCCTTGTAGTGCGGAGCAGGACCACTTCAAGAAGGAAACCATCTATAA ATTCCTGAAGCTCCAGCCATGTGGTAAGAACGGCTACAGTCCACTTCACCTGGCCGTCGACCGCAACACCACCTGCGTGGGCCGCTACCCCGTCTGCAAGTTCCCCTCCCTCACTGTCGCCTCCATCCTTCTCGAGTGCGGGGCTGATGTTAACAGCCGAGATGAGGATGACAACAG CCCCCTTCACATAGCTGCATCCAATGGTCACCCCGACATCATGAACCTGCTCATTTCCTGCGGGACTCACTTCGACAGCACCAACGCCTTCCAGCAAACGGCCTGTGACCTCCTGGACGAAAAGGAGCTGGCCAGGAATGTCATCCAGCCCATAAACCACACCACGCTGCAGTGCCTAGCCGCCAGGGCCATTGTCAAGCACGGCCTTGTCTACCGGGGAAACATCCCAGAGAAACTAGAGGCCTTCGTCTTGCTCCACAGATAA